A genomic segment from Pseudoduganella chitinolytica encodes:
- a CDS encoding NAD(P)/FAD-dependent oxidoreductase, with the protein MTQSFDFLVVGGGIAGIAVASELARQGSVLVLEREQSLAYHTTGRSAAISMESYGNALIRRLTCASRAFFEEPPAELTGDALSAPRGALILGDEAHWGKLQARYGAVRQHVPSACWVERGDIAELAPFMAPQWIAGIYEPSAFDLDVHAIHSAFLRGLRLRGGQVRTSTEIVAARREGRAWDVRLADGSHVAAGTIVNAAGAWADVVAQRCGATTLGIQPLLRTVVVIDPQCEVTDCPYIGTVDEQLFIKPDVGRLMVSPCDETPAEPHDALPDELGVAIAMDRLERATTLRPQRIMNRWAGLRVFVPDRSPIVGAHPDEEGFVWCAALGGYGIQTAPAMARLCAALATGSGVPADLAGIDAADVAPGRVLGMAAQAVTAVAELA; encoded by the coding sequence ATGACACAATCCTTTGATTTCCTCGTGGTCGGCGGCGGCATCGCCGGCATCGCGGTGGCCTCCGAGCTGGCGCGCCAAGGCAGCGTGCTGGTGCTGGAACGCGAACAAAGCCTCGCCTACCACACGACCGGCCGCTCGGCGGCCATCTCGATGGAGAGCTACGGCAACGCGCTGATCCGCCGGCTTACCTGCGCCTCGCGCGCGTTCTTCGAAGAGCCGCCCGCGGAACTGACCGGCGACGCGCTGAGCGCGCCACGGGGCGCCCTGATCCTGGGCGACGAGGCGCACTGGGGCAAGCTGCAGGCGCGCTACGGCGCCGTCAGGCAGCACGTGCCGAGCGCCTGCTGGGTCGAACGCGGCGACATCGCCGAGCTGGCGCCGTTCATGGCGCCGCAGTGGATCGCCGGCATCTACGAGCCAAGCGCGTTCGACCTCGACGTGCATGCCATCCACAGCGCCTTCCTGCGCGGCCTGCGCCTGCGCGGCGGGCAGGTCCGGACGTCGACGGAAATCGTCGCCGCCAGGCGCGAGGGCAGGGCATGGGACGTGCGCCTGGCCGACGGCAGCCACGTCGCGGCCGGCACCATCGTCAATGCCGCCGGCGCGTGGGCGGATGTCGTGGCGCAGCGCTGCGGCGCCACGACTTTGGGCATCCAGCCGTTGCTGCGCACGGTCGTCGTGATCGACCCCCAGTGCGAGGTCACGGATTGCCCTTACATCGGCACCGTCGACGAGCAGCTGTTCATCAAGCCCGACGTGGGCCGCCTGATGGTGTCGCCGTGCGATGAGACGCCGGCCGAGCCGCATGACGCGCTGCCCGACGAATTGGGCGTGGCGATCGCCATGGACCGGCTGGAGCGGGCCACGACCTTGCGCCCACAACGCATCATGAACCGCTGGGCCGGCCTGCGCGTATTCGTGCCGGACCGCAGCCCCATCGTCGGCGCGCATCCGGACGAGGAAGGCTTCGTCTGGTGCGCCGCGCTGGGCGGCTACGGCATCCAGACGGCGCCCGCGATGGCCCGGCTGTGCGCGGCGCTAGCGACCGGCAGCGGCGTGCCCGCCGACCTGGCCGGCATCGATGCCGCCGACGTGGCACCCGGCCGCGTGCTCGGGATGGCCGCCCAGGCCGTCACGGCCGTGGCCGAACTGGCCTAG
- the thrC gene encoding threonine synthase, producing MSMETGYLLRCLHCHTSYAKNEVGYCCPTCELDGALDVLYDYERIGASFRADVARRDAFDMWRYRSLLPIPADFRPVLHTGGSPLYTLRHDERGRILVKDDTRNPTGSLKDRASALAVALASSRGYDTIATASTGNAAAALACMSAASGMRCVIFAPDSAPREKLAQMRAYGASVIEVAGGYDEAFVACYEACKENGWYNRSTGINSYMSEGKKTVSFEIAEQLHWQVPDRVFVPVGNGCIVGAVYKGFHELYQMGCTDRVPRIMGVQASGSDFMYRAWRAGTGPNGATAQPARTSAGSISVALPRDRIKALRAIEHSGGEFITVTDAEIFDAVTALARGCGVFAEAGAAAAYAGMQKWGSLAADETAVVLVTGTGLKDIAGLLRSGVLAEAVGERQVVAA from the coding sequence ATGAGCATGGAAACGGGTTACCTGCTGCGCTGCCTGCACTGTCATACGAGCTATGCAAAGAATGAGGTCGGTTATTGCTGTCCCACCTGCGAACTGGACGGCGCGCTGGACGTGCTGTACGACTACGAGCGCATCGGAGCCAGCTTCCGCGCCGACGTGGCCCGCCGTGACGCCTTCGACATGTGGCGCTACCGCAGCCTGCTGCCGATCCCGGCGGATTTCCGGCCGGTGCTGCACACGGGTGGCTCGCCCCTGTACACGCTCAGGCACGACGAGCGGGGCAGGATCCTCGTCAAGGACGACACCCGCAACCCGACCGGCTCCCTGAAGGACCGCGCCAGCGCGCTGGCGGTGGCACTGGCCAGCAGCCGCGGCTACGACACCATCGCCACGGCCAGCACGGGCAATGCCGCTGCGGCGCTGGCCTGCATGAGCGCGGCCAGCGGCATGCGCTGCGTGATCTTCGCCCCGGACAGCGCACCAAGGGAAAAACTGGCCCAGATGCGTGCCTACGGCGCCAGCGTCATCGAAGTGGCGGGCGGCTACGACGAAGCATTCGTCGCCTGCTATGAAGCGTGCAAGGAAAACGGCTGGTACAACCGCAGCACGGGCATCAACTCGTACATGTCGGAAGGGAAGAAGACGGTCTCCTTCGAGATCGCCGAGCAACTGCACTGGCAGGTGCCGGACCGCGTCTTCGTCCCGGTCGGCAATGGCTGCATCGTCGGCGCCGTCTACAAGGGTTTCCACGAGCTGTACCAGATGGGCTGCACCGACCGCGTTCCCCGCATCATGGGCGTGCAGGCCAGCGGCAGCGACTTCATGTACCGCGCCTGGCGCGCGGGCACGGGCCCGAACGGCGCGACGGCGCAACCGGCCCGCACGTCGGCCGGCAGCATCAGCGTGGCCCTGCCGCGCGACCGCATCAAGGCGCTGCGCGCCATCGAGCACAGCGGCGGCGAATTCATCACCGTCACCGACGCCGAAATCTTCGACGCCGTCACCGCGCTGGCGCGCGGCTGCGGGGTCTTTGCCGAAGCGGGCGCCGCCGCGGCGTACGCCGGCATGCAGAAGTGGGGCTCGCTGGCGGCGGACGAGACCGCCGTCGTGCTGGTGACCGGGACCGGGTTGAAGGATATTGCCGGGTTGCTCAGGAGTGGGGTGCTGGCGGAGGCGGTGGGGGAGCGGCAGGTGGTGGCGGCTTGA
- a CDS encoding Rid family detoxifying hydrolase, whose amino-acid sequence MNQVTERIDLADAAERSIVFTDKAPLPLGTYSQGVRVGNMVFLAAQTPVVPGTNDIAEGGFEGQVRQTFSNLKTMAEGCGGTIDDIVQVTVYITDIAKFPVMNAIMAEFFQQPYPARTTVGAASLARGTLVAIDAILVQRS is encoded by the coding sequence ATGAACCAGGTAACAGAACGCATCGACCTCGCCGACGCAGCGGAGCGCAGCATCGTCTTCACGGACAAGGCGCCCCTGCCGCTGGGCACCTATTCGCAGGGCGTCCGGGTCGGCAACATGGTGTTCCTGGCCGCGCAAACGCCCGTCGTGCCCGGCACGAACGACATCGCCGAGGGCGGCTTCGAAGGCCAGGTACGCCAGACCTTCAGCAACCTCAAGACGATGGCCGAAGGCTGCGGCGGCACGATCGACGACATCGTCCAGGTCACCGTCTACATCACCGACATCGCCAAGTTCCCCGTCATGAACGCCATCATGGCCGAATTCTTCCAGCAGCCGTACCCGGCCCGCACGACGGTCGGCGCCGCCAGCCTGGCGCGCGGCACGCTGGTGGCGATCGACGCCATCCTGGTCCAGCGCAGCTGA
- the tssI gene encoding type VI secretion system Vgr family protein: MSSESLDSPAKAGLVPQGAAKPSDLPAAGKLAVSAAALAGVDAKALGVASTALDTASLLQAGAGASALASGAVGLAGLANPQLGQALQVASQVQSLAQKSDALSAPAQQAAALVKEAPTALAETAGAVEKLVIAEHPLAGQAVSDFAVAEAPFVPPAIDPAGQGDVATAAASALAQFSDGRRLLRFYSPLAGDKALLIESLSGTAAISEQFSFNLSLISENAGIDLKDMMGKNVSVSVQLADGSEHFINGYVHSFGFSHSDGGFAFYHAQIVPWLSYLKQRVNSRIFQDQSVLEVLDAVFKGDYNGLANYEFRTGQTYKPENFIVQYDETDEHFVCRLMERHGLFYYFEHRPNGHVMVISDDSRSAAFCPPQEDHAEVEFNGGNRWHDQDSVTALAAERKLQSTKVALNTFDFKSPNTLQYVEVPTVTRQGDMPTMEIYDGNPAFSYRDKDDGQREARQRLEVLEWQAKVFAGASDCRGLVAGHTFKLLGHHWFDPTGEGDNDFLVLSVQYNARNNYFERGQSDVYRNTFTAIRRKIPYRPRRAHPAPRMPGPQSATVVGPKGTEIHTDKFGRIKVQFHWDRYGRRDERSSCWIRVSQPWAGQGWGTISIPRIGQEVIIDYLEGDPDRPVCTGRLFNADQPAPYGLPDGAHMMGFKSRSTPGGGGFCEMVIHDQKGKELINIHSQKDMVTTVQNTQATVVNGPHQTNTVSSGFQTNTVKQYIVTTAQTGHIHETAKTNIEMTAQDAHIHQTARTNIELTAQDDYIHQTAKTNIELVAQNAHLHQTAKQNIELTSQTEHIHLKANTDITLEVGASKIVLQQDGTILIQGVNVAVMGSRIDLNK; encoded by the coding sequence ATGTCATCAGAATCGCTCGATAGCCCGGCCAAGGCCGGGCTCGTTCCCCAAGGAGCCGCGAAGCCGTCCGACCTGCCGGCCGCCGGCAAACTGGCGGTCAGCGCGGCAGCCCTGGCCGGTGTCGATGCCAAGGCGCTTGGCGTGGCCAGTACCGCGCTCGACACGGCCAGCCTGCTGCAGGCCGGCGCCGGGGCGTCGGCCCTGGCAAGCGGCGCGGTCGGTCTTGCCGGCCTTGCCAATCCCCAGCTGGGGCAGGCACTGCAGGTGGCATCGCAAGTCCAGTCGTTGGCCCAGAAAAGCGACGCCTTGAGCGCGCCGGCGCAACAGGCCGCGGCGCTGGTCAAGGAAGCGCCGACGGCGCTGGCGGAAACGGCAGGCGCGGTGGAAAAGCTCGTGATCGCCGAGCACCCGCTGGCGGGACAGGCCGTCAGCGATTTCGCCGTAGCCGAGGCGCCATTCGTGCCGCCCGCCATCGATCCGGCCGGGCAGGGCGACGTGGCGACGGCAGCCGCCAGTGCGCTGGCGCAGTTCAGCGACGGCCGCCGCCTGCTGCGCTTCTACTCGCCGCTGGCGGGCGACAAGGCGCTGCTGATCGAGTCGCTGAGCGGCACCGCCGCGATCTCCGAGCAGTTCTCGTTCAACCTCAGCCTGATCTCGGAAAACGCCGGGATCGACCTGAAGGACATGATGGGCAAGAATGTCAGCGTCAGCGTCCAGCTGGCCGACGGCAGCGAGCACTTCATCAACGGCTACGTCCATTCGTTCGGCTTCAGCCACTCGGACGGCGGCTTCGCGTTCTACCACGCCCAGATCGTCCCCTGGCTGAGCTACCTGAAGCAGCGCGTCAACTCGCGCATCTTCCAGGACCAGAGCGTGCTCGAGGTGCTGGACGCCGTCTTCAAGGGCGACTACAACGGCCTGGCCAACTACGAGTTCCGCACCGGCCAGACCTACAAGCCGGAAAACTTCATCGTCCAGTACGACGAGACGGACGAGCATTTCGTCTGCCGGCTGATGGAACGCCATGGCCTGTTCTATTACTTCGAGCACAGGCCGAACGGCCACGTGATGGTCATCAGCGACGATTCGCGGTCGGCCGCGTTCTGTCCGCCGCAGGAAGACCATGCCGAGGTGGAATTCAACGGCGGCAACCGCTGGCACGACCAGGACAGCGTCACGGCCCTGGCCGCCGAACGCAAGCTGCAGTCGACCAAGGTCGCGCTCAATACGTTCGACTTCAAGTCGCCGAACACGCTGCAATACGTGGAAGTCCCGACCGTCACCCGGCAGGGCGACATGCCGACGATGGAAATCTACGACGGCAACCCGGCCTTCTCGTACAGGGACAAGGACGACGGCCAGCGCGAGGCGCGCCAGCGCCTGGAGGTGCTGGAGTGGCAGGCCAAGGTGTTTGCCGGGGCATCCGACTGTCGCGGCCTGGTGGCCGGCCATACGTTCAAGCTCCTGGGCCATCACTGGTTCGACCCCACGGGGGAGGGCGACAACGACTTCCTCGTCCTGTCGGTGCAGTACAACGCCCGCAACAACTATTTCGAACGGGGCCAGAGCGACGTCTACCGCAATACCTTCACGGCCATCCGCCGCAAGATCCCGTACCGGCCGCGCCGCGCCCATCCGGCGCCGCGCATGCCGGGCCCGCAATCGGCCACGGTAGTGGGGCCGAAGGGTACGGAAATCCATACCGACAAGTTCGGCCGCATCAAGGTGCAATTCCACTGGGACCGCTACGGCCGCCGCGACGAGCGCAGCTCCTGCTGGATCCGCGTGTCGCAGCCGTGGGCGGGGCAGGGCTGGGGGACGATCTCGATTCCCCGCATCGGCCAGGAAGTGATCATCGACTACCTGGAAGGCGATCCCGACCGCCCCGTCTGCACGGGCCGCCTGTTCAACGCCGACCAGCCGGCCCCGTACGGCCTGCCGGACGGCGCCCACATGATGGGCTTCAAGAGCCGCTCCACGCCGGGTGGTGGCGGCTTCTGCGAGATGGTGATCCACGACCAGAAGGGCAAGGAGCTGATCAATATCCATTCGCAGAAGGATATGGTCACGACCGTGCAGAACACGCAGGCGACGGTCGTCAACGGACCGCACCAGACCAACACGGTCAGCAGCGGCTTTCAGACCAACACGGTCAAGCAGTACATCGTGACGACGGCGCAGACGGGCCACATCCACGAGACGGCCAAGACGAACATCGAGATGACGGCGCAGGATGCGCACATCCACCAGACGGCCAGGACCAATATCGAGCTGACGGCGCAGGACGACTACATCCACCAGACCGCGAAGACGAATATCGAGCTGGTGGCGCAGAACGCCCACCTGCACCAGACGGCCAAGCAGAACATCGAGCTGACGTCGCAGACGGAGCACATCCACCTGAAGGCCAACACGGACATCACGCTGGAAGTGGGCGCCAGCAAGATCGTGCTGCAGCAGGACGGCACGATCCTGATCCAGGGCGTCAACGTCGCCGTGATGGGCAGCCGGATCGACCTGAACAAATGA
- a CDS encoding DUF6861 domain-containing protein produces MPDSLNSWTEFTRALESVRRTYEDAGNQARIDIAHRVQRWSNQVGESLASVAAASMKIDTVRCMWAVRTALDDSQPRFVALLKERFAGIDFSMVIHLLHEMMKLMALYLGGGAVLGATAGGAVGALVGGVGAIPGAAMGAQAGLAIGTEILVWMGLGMLVMDMSRTVPDLCKLFAQGFASAWSAGELPDDAHEKRLRLMRQAADAFAEGEMLLVKAILTALVLYLSRGQVQNSMLVQNLSKSKLGPRFAEWVGQNRDKLMRHPGLQPKIASAQGAAEAGAPKATAAKPEAPKPAEAPPPKQGVAKSEYPCVQIGKPVNPNTGAKVLLGELDLDFTLPAPLPIVWQRTYSSAQRKVGWLGQGWALPISDTLQVSADEVVVMDAFDREITFSLPRVGESIYSPSEQITLVRTDDSTFELVDSNGLRTQFAILYGGGIARLTGWQDANSNHIRIEYDARQLPARIDDSAGHSLVLEFGQVRGDVRLLSVTLLPASPEQTAQTLVRYDYDDHGDLRRVRNRAGDVVRQFAYRHHIMVEHGQPDGLVSRYEYDLEDPSGKVLRNWTNTGQWWQFEYRPHETVVIDQLGRKEQYRFDLRGRLIAQLDAAGGGTSYKLDGNGNLLQLKDPAGRTIRYRYDERSRVIRVERGERGTGIVYDGRFDKPALITDALGATTVLRYDNQGNLTSVTNALGQRTAYQYDDRGLPVKVTDARGGVKQLAYNRAGQLIAYTDCSGSTSHFAYDDEGRLVRATDPNGHTSTYSYDTLGRLQAVTHADGTTERYEYDHLGRLVAHIDPAGHRTAYQLDRDGKPLKRIDARGGVLEYRYDTARRIAELINENGDVHRFVYDELDRLIEETSFDARLTRYRYDGSGLLVGKEELGCAPRTETTPIATTYVRDSLGQLIEKEIARVTGIAQAQQLRLRYAYDALGRMTQAMNADATVTMAYDALGQLVSEQTEAAGASTLVRHAYDELGNRVQTTLPDGRVLNNLYYGSGHLHQINLDGELITDIERDRAHRMVSRTQGALVSQFQYDPVGRLLSQTAGKPTAGEGAAPVIARKYEYDEVGNLVSIDDQRNGVTRYSYDPIGRILSAVQPNLSERFAFDPAHNLLDTTVASVGRVEGNRIRVYEDKRYDYDEHGNVVEKLIGKHTRMRFEWNAAHQMVKSIVARNASDSAQTVRYAYDAFGRRIAKKDAFGVTRFVWDGNRLLCEQRGSHSRTYVYGEEAFVPLARVDSISVAGPIRPADVRHFHTDHLGTPRELTNQEGGVVWAAAYRLWGNVAVHPDETRLTKSFNDPGGLDPAQTIRFQGQYYDTDTGLHYNQLRYYDPDMGRFLSIDPIGLVGGSNSYMYASNPVNLVDPLGLTPCKGRGGAEGNDPRGVPPSLLDREGKLPPGIGGLGTPIPMPASASPNATAEAFAKAAFNGQAPDKVIPIMSGKSWVAKMPDGSVITYRVAGDASASTAAATATVEVNSAAIKAINSGNVAKFKFPRIGD; encoded by the coding sequence ATGCCAGATTCCCTCAACAGCTGGACCGAATTCACCCGCGCGCTCGAGTCGGTGCGCCGTACGTACGAAGACGCCGGCAACCAGGCCCGGATCGACATCGCGCACCGCGTGCAGCGCTGGTCGAACCAGGTCGGCGAGTCGCTGGCCAGCGTTGCCGCGGCCAGCATGAAGATCGACACGGTGCGCTGCATGTGGGCCGTCCGGACCGCGCTGGACGATTCGCAGCCGCGCTTTGTCGCGCTGCTCAAGGAGCGCTTCGCCGGCATCGATTTTTCGATGGTGATCCACCTGCTGCACGAGATGATGAAGCTGATGGCGCTGTACCTGGGCGGCGGTGCCGTGCTGGGCGCCACGGCCGGTGGCGCCGTGGGTGCGCTGGTTGGCGGCGTGGGGGCCATTCCGGGTGCGGCGATGGGTGCGCAGGCGGGCCTGGCGATCGGCACCGAGATCCTCGTCTGGATGGGCCTGGGCATGCTGGTGATGGACATGAGCCGCACGGTGCCCGACCTGTGCAAGCTGTTCGCGCAAGGCTTCGCCAGTGCCTGGAGCGCCGGCGAACTGCCGGACGATGCCCATGAGAAGCGCCTGCGGCTGATGCGCCAGGCCGCCGATGCGTTCGCCGAAGGCGAGATGCTGCTCGTCAAGGCCATCCTGACGGCGCTGGTGCTGTACCTGTCGCGCGGCCAGGTTCAAAACTCGATGCTGGTGCAGAACCTGTCGAAGAGCAAGCTCGGCCCCCGCTTCGCCGAATGGGTGGGCCAGAACCGCGACAAGCTGATGCGGCACCCGGGCCTGCAGCCGAAAATCGCCAGCGCGCAGGGCGCCGCCGAGGCCGGTGCGCCGAAAGCCACGGCCGCCAAGCCGGAGGCGCCCAAGCCGGCCGAGGCGCCGCCGCCCAAGCAGGGTGTGGCGAAAAGCGAATATCCCTGCGTGCAGATCGGCAAACCCGTCAACCCGAACACGGGCGCCAAGGTCCTGCTGGGCGAGCTGGACCTGGATTTCACCTTGCCGGCGCCGCTGCCGATCGTCTGGCAGCGCACCTACAGCTCCGCGCAGCGCAAGGTCGGCTGGCTGGGCCAAGGCTGGGCGCTGCCCATCAGCGATACGCTGCAGGTCAGCGCGGACGAAGTCGTCGTCATGGATGCGTTCGACCGCGAAATCACCTTCTCGCTGCCACGGGTGGGCGAATCGATCTATTCGCCATCCGAACAGATCACCCTGGTGCGCACGGACGACAGCACGTTCGAGCTGGTCGACAGCAACGGCCTGCGCACGCAGTTCGCCATCCTGTACGGCGGCGGCATCGCGCGGCTGACCGGCTGGCAGGACGCCAACAGCAACCACATCCGTATCGAGTACGACGCCCGCCAGCTGCCGGCCCGCATCGACGACAGCGCCGGCCACAGCCTGGTGCTGGAATTCGGCCAGGTGCGCGGCGACGTGCGTCTGCTGTCCGTGACCTTGCTGCCGGCCTCGCCGGAGCAGACCGCGCAAACGCTGGTGCGCTACGACTACGACGACCACGGCGACCTGCGCCGCGTGCGCAACCGCGCCGGCGACGTCGTCCGCCAGTTCGCCTACCGCCACCACATCATGGTGGAGCACGGCCAGCCGGACGGGCTGGTCTCGCGCTACGAATACGATCTCGAAGACCCCAGCGGCAAAGTCCTTCGCAACTGGACCAACACGGGCCAGTGGTGGCAGTTCGAATACCGGCCGCACGAAACGGTCGTCATCGACCAGCTGGGCCGCAAGGAGCAGTACCGCTTCGACCTGCGCGGCCGCCTGATCGCGCAACTGGATGCGGCCGGCGGCGGCACGAGCTACAAGCTGGATGGCAACGGCAACCTGCTGCAATTGAAGGACCCGGCCGGGCGCACGATCCGCTACCGCTACGACGAGCGCAGCCGCGTGATCCGCGTCGAACGGGGCGAGCGCGGCACGGGCATCGTCTACGACGGCCGCTTCGACAAGCCCGCCCTGATCACCGATGCACTGGGCGCGACAACGGTACTGCGCTACGACAACCAGGGCAACCTCACCAGCGTGACAAACGCGCTGGGCCAGCGCACGGCGTACCAGTACGACGACCGTGGCCTGCCGGTGAAAGTGACGGATGCACGCGGCGGCGTCAAGCAACTGGCCTACAACCGCGCCGGCCAGTTGATCGCGTACACGGACTGCTCGGGCAGCACCAGCCACTTCGCTTACGACGACGAAGGCCGCCTGGTCCGCGCGACCGATCCAAATGGCCACACCAGCACGTACTCGTACGATACCCTGGGCCGCCTGCAGGCGGTCACGCACGCGGACGGCACCACGGAGCGTTACGAATACGACCACCTCGGCCGCCTGGTCGCGCACATCGATCCCGCCGGCCACCGCACCGCGTACCAGCTCGACCGCGACGGCAAACCCCTCAAACGCATCGACGCGCGCGGTGGCGTGCTCGAATACCGCTACGACACGGCGCGCCGCATCGCCGAGCTGATCAACGAAAACGGCGACGTCCACCGCTTCGTCTACGACGAGCTGGACCGCCTGATCGAGGAGACCAGCTTCGATGCCCGGCTGACACGTTATCGCTACGACGGCAGCGGCCTGCTGGTCGGCAAGGAAGAGCTGGGCTGCGCACCGCGCACCGAAACCACCCCGATTGCGACCACCTACGTGCGCGACAGCCTGGGCCAGCTGATCGAAAAGGAGATCGCGCGCGTGACGGGTATCGCGCAGGCCCAGCAGCTGCGCCTGCGCTATGCCTACGACGCACTGGGCCGCATGACGCAGGCGATGAATGCGGATGCGACCGTCACGATGGCGTACGACGCGCTGGGCCAGCTGGTGTCGGAGCAGACGGAAGCCGCCGGTGCCAGCACGCTGGTTCGTCACGCCTACGACGAGCTGGGCAATCGCGTGCAGACGACCTTGCCGGACGGGCGCGTGCTGAACAACCTGTACTACGGCTCGGGGCACCTGCACCAGATCAACCTGGATGGGGAGCTCATTACCGACATTGAGCGGGATCGGGCGCACCGGATGGTCAGCCGCACCCAGGGGGCGCTGGTCAGCCAGTTCCAGTACGATCCCGTCGGCCGTCTGCTGTCGCAAACTGCCGGCAAGCCTACTGCCGGCGAGGGTGCGGCGCCCGTCATCGCGCGCAAGTACGAGTACGATGAGGTCGGCAATCTCGTGTCGATCGACGACCAGCGCAACGGCGTTACGCGCTACAGCTACGATCCGATCGGGCGCATCCTGTCGGCCGTGCAGCCGAACCTGTCGGAGCGCTTCGCTTTCGATCCGGCGCACAATCTGCTCGATACCACCGTCGCGTCGGTTGGCCGTGTCGAGGGCAATCGCATCCGGGTCTATGAAGACAAGCGATATGACTACGACGAGCATGGCAATGTCGTCGAGAAGCTGATCGGCAAGCATACGCGGATGCGGTTCGAGTGGAATGCCGCGCATCAGATGGTCAAGAGCATCGTCGCACGCAATGCTTCCGACAGCGCTCAGACGGTTCGGTATGCTTATGATGCGTTTGGGCGACGGATTGCGAAGAAGGACGCGTTTGGCGTTACGCGGTTTGTGTGGGATGGTAATCGGTTGCTTTGCGAGCAGCGGGGTAGCCATTCCAGGACGTACGTGTACGGTGAAGAGGCATTCGTGCCGCTGGCACGCGTGGACTCGATTTCTGTCGCCGGCCCCATACGTCCGGCTGATGTGCGACACTTTCATACAGATCATTTAGGGACACCGCGCGAGCTGACAAACCAGGAAGGTGGCGTAGTCTGGGCTGCTGCATATCGATTGTGGGGCAACGTGGCGGTTCATCCTGATGAAACGCGTTTAACAAAGAGCTTCAACGACCCTGGGGGGCTAGATCCAGCGCAAACGATTCGCTTTCAAGGGCAATATTACGACACCGATACTGGGCTACATTACAACCAATTGCGCTATTACGATCCCGATATGGGCCGGTTCCTCTCGATAGACCCAATTGGGCTGGTGGGAGGCAGCAACAGTTACATGTACGCTAGCAATCCAGTCAATCTAGTTGATCCACTGGGTTTAACTCCCTGCAAGGGGCGTGGCGGCGCTGAAGGAAATGATCCACGTGGCGTGCCCCCCTCGCTCCTTGACCGCGAAGGAAAACTCCCCCCGGGTATTGGCGGACTAGGTACGCCCATTCCCATGCCGGCCTCTGCATCACCGAATGCCACAGCAGAGGCATTCGCAAAGGCAGCGTTCAATGGACAAGCACCAGATAAGGTAATACCGATTATGAGCGGGAAATCTTGGGTGGCGAAAATGCCGGACGGAAGCGTAATTACCTACCGCGTCGCTGGCGACGCTTCCGCCAGCACAGCCGCTGCTACCGCAACGGTTGAGGTGAATAGCGCCGCAATCAAAGCCATCAATAGCGGCAATGTCGCGAAATTCAAGTTTCCTAGAATCGGTGATTAA
- a CDS encoding benzoate/H(+) symporter BenE family transporter yields the protein MTSPLQTLREDSSVSALVAGFLAVLISYAGPLVIVFQAARLAHLSEAQTSSWIWAISIGSGLTGLVLSWRLKTPVITAWSTPGAALLVTMLTTMPLGQAIGAYITSSVAITLIGLSGAFDRFISRIPKGIAAAMLAGILLRFGTEVFTSIKANPALVLLMVLTFLVAKRALPRYAIAGVLLVGTAFAVTTGTTHLSQLELAVVRPVWTTPEWSWHAVLSLGLPLALVTLTGQYVPGMAVLRTSGYQVPASGIIATTGFASLLLAPFGAHGVNLAAITAAICTGKEAHENADRRYVAGVAGGAIYVVVGTFGGALALLFSSLPHELIAALAGLALIGAITTGLIGTVQDESHRDASIVTFLVTASGMSFLGLGAAFWGLVIGGAAYLVLHKPWKRPAPQLATLKKA from the coding sequence ATGACCAGCCCATTGCAAACATTGCGCGAGGACAGTTCGGTCTCCGCGCTGGTGGCGGGATTCCTCGCCGTCCTGATCTCGTATGCCGGTCCGCTCGTGATCGTGTTCCAGGCCGCCCGGCTGGCCCATCTTTCCGAGGCGCAGACGTCGTCGTGGATCTGGGCCATCTCGATCGGCAGCGGCCTGACGGGCCTGGTGCTGAGCTGGCGCCTGAAGACCCCCGTCATCACGGCCTGGTCCACCCCGGGCGCCGCGCTGCTGGTGACGATGCTGACCACGATGCCGCTGGGGCAGGCGATCGGTGCCTATATCACCAGTTCCGTGGCAATCACGCTGATCGGCCTGTCCGGTGCCTTCGACCGCTTCATCAGCCGCATCCCGAAGGGCATCGCCGCGGCGATGCTGGCCGGGATCCTGCTGCGCTTCGGCACGGAAGTGTTCACGTCGATCAAGGCCAACCCCGCGCTGGTGCTGCTGATGGTGCTCACCTTCCTGGTCGCCAAGCGGGCGTTGCCCCGGTACGCGATTGCCGGCGTGCTGCTGGTCGGGACCGCGTTTGCCGTCACGACCGGCACCACCCACCTGTCGCAACTGGAGCTGGCTGTCGTGCGGCCCGTGTGGACGACGCCCGAATGGTCCTGGCACGCGGTGTTGAGCCTGGGCCTGCCGCTGGCGCTCGTCACGCTGACGGGCCAGTACGTGCCGGGCATGGCCGTGCTGCGCACGTCCGGCTACCAGGTGCCGGCCAGCGGCATCATCGCCACGACCGGTTTCGCCTCGCTGCTGCTGGCACCGTTCGGCGCCCATGGTGTCAACCTCGCGGCCATCACGGCGGCCATCTGCACGGGCAAGGAAGCCCACGAGAACGCCGACCGGCGCTACGTGGCCGGCGTGGCGGGCGGCGCCATTTATGTGGTCGTCGGCACGTTCGGCGGGGCGCTGGCACTGCTGTTCTCGTCGCTGCCGCACGAACTGATCGCCGCGCTGGCCGGCCTGGCGCTGATCGGCGCCATCACGACGGGGCTGATCGGCACCGTGCAGGACGAAAGCCACCGCGACGCCAGCATCGTCACCTTCCTGGTGACCGCGTCGGGCATGAGCTTCCTGGGCCTGGGCGCCGCGTTCTGGGGCCTCGTGATCGGCGGCGCTGCCTACCTCGTACTGCACAAGCCGTGGAAACGCCCGGCACCGCAGCTTGCAACCCTGAAGAAGGCTTGA